A single Actinomadura algeriensis DNA region contains:
- a CDS encoding M50 family metallopeptidase, producing MGWLAGVLILFFGLMASIALHELGHFSFAKLFKVRTTQFMVGFGPTLWSRHKGETEYGVKWIPLGGYIRMIGMLPPRKGDKPGAVRQISTGPWQGLIESARGAALEEVRPGDEKRVFYAKPWWQKLLIMFGGPAMNLLLAVIFFGILIMGLGTYVSKPVISQVSDCIIPASQAANVEGCPANATPTPARQAGLQAGDRVVSFNGTRIEDYEQLQLLIRDSANKSVPMTIERDGSTRRVTVPIAQNKLASLDDPDEVVTVGFLGITPTRELERQGPGAVAAHMVDLTGRTVEALINMPQKMVGVWEAAFGGEERDPNGPVGVVGVSRFGGQIAASDDLTGQEKVSYFVMLLGSLNLAVGLFNLVPLLPLDGGHIAGALLEAIKKFFARVFRRPDPGYVDVAKALPVTYAMAIVLIVMGGLLIYADLVNPIRLM from the coding sequence ATGGGCTGGCTGGCCGGCGTACTGATCCTGTTCTTCGGCCTGATGGCGTCCATCGCCCTGCACGAGCTGGGACATTTCTCCTTCGCCAAGCTCTTCAAGGTGCGCACGACCCAGTTCATGGTCGGGTTCGGGCCCACTCTCTGGTCGCGGCACAAGGGCGAGACCGAGTACGGCGTCAAGTGGATCCCGCTCGGCGGATACATCCGGATGATCGGGATGCTGCCGCCCCGCAAAGGCGACAAGCCGGGTGCAGTCCGGCAGATCAGTACCGGCCCGTGGCAGGGCCTGATCGAGTCGGCGCGCGGCGCGGCCCTGGAGGAGGTCCGGCCCGGCGACGAGAAGCGCGTCTTCTACGCCAAGCCCTGGTGGCAGAAGCTGCTGATCATGTTCGGCGGCCCGGCGATGAACCTGCTGCTCGCGGTGATCTTCTTCGGGATCCTGATCATGGGACTCGGCACCTACGTGAGCAAGCCCGTGATCAGCCAGGTGTCCGACTGCATCATCCCGGCGAGCCAGGCCGCGAACGTCGAGGGCTGCCCCGCGAACGCCACGCCGACCCCGGCACGGCAGGCCGGGCTCCAGGCCGGCGACCGCGTCGTCTCCTTCAACGGCACCCGCATCGAGGACTACGAGCAGCTGCAGCTGCTGATCCGCGACTCGGCGAACAAGTCCGTCCCGATGACGATCGAGCGCGACGGAAGCACCCGGCGGGTGACCGTCCCGATCGCGCAGAACAAGCTGGCCAGCCTCGACGACCCCGACGAGGTCGTCACCGTCGGCTTCCTCGGCATCACCCCCACCCGCGAGCTCGAACGCCAGGGCCCCGGCGCCGTCGCCGCGCACATGGTCGACCTCACCGGCCGCACCGTCGAGGCGCTGATCAACATGCCGCAGAAGATGGTCGGCGTGTGGGAGGCCGCGTTCGGCGGCGAGGAACGCGACCCGAACGGCCCGGTCGGCGTCGTCGGCGTCAGCCGCTTCGGCGGGCAGATCGCCGCGTCCGACGACCTCACCGGGCAGGAGAAGGTCTCCTACTTCGTCATGCTGCTCGGCTCGCTGAACCTCGCGGTCGGGCTGTTCAACCTCGTCCCGCTGCTCCCGCTGGACGGCGGCCACATCGCCGGCGCCCTGCTCGAGGCGATCAAGAAGTTCTTCGCCCGCGTCTTCCGCAGGCCCGACCCCGGCTACGTGGACGTCGCCAAGGCGCTCCCGGTCACCTACGCGATGGCGATCGTGCTGATCGTCATGGGCGGCCTGCTCATCTACGCCGACCTGGTGAACCCGATCCGGCTCATGTGA